A DNA window from Candidatus Sulfidibacterium hydrothermale contains the following coding sequences:
- a CDS encoding VWA domain-containing protein — protein sequence MIQFQHKEFFWAYLLLLFFVLLYQIYKGWRKRAIRQFGDVTLVNGQLIKHRSESRPAFKFLLLLFALFFLISGIIDPKVGSKVETVKRKGIDLYIALDVSNSMLAEDIKPNRLSRAKMAISNLIDKLDGDRIGLIVFAGRAYKLLPLTTDYSAAKLFLSSVDTKIVPVQGTAIGSAINLAARSFEKDKHNKAIIVITDGENHQDNPVLAAKKAAAEGIKVFTIGMGLPEGAPIPIYDAQGNRTFLKDKSGKVVITKLNEQMLQEIAAAGNGTYARANNASVGLSKILKNLNRIQKQELATKQFTDYEHHFQLFLALALFFLVLELLVVERQSKWAEKIDFFGK from the coding sequence ATGATTCAGTTTCAACATAAAGAATTTTTTTGGGCTTATCTGCTGCTGCTCTTTTTCGTTTTGCTGTACCAGATTTATAAAGGTTGGCGAAAAAGAGCCATCAGGCAATTTGGAGATGTCACTCTGGTAAACGGACAGCTGATAAAACACCGTTCCGAATCACGTCCGGCATTCAAATTCTTATTACTTCTTTTTGCACTCTTTTTTCTTATTTCCGGAATCATTGACCCCAAAGTGGGATCAAAAGTAGAAACCGTAAAACGAAAAGGAATAGACCTTTACATTGCGCTGGATGTTTCAAACTCCATGCTGGCCGAAGATATCAAGCCCAACCGCTTGAGTCGTGCCAAAATGGCGATATCCAACTTAATTGACAAACTGGACGGAGACCGGATCGGATTGATTGTTTTTGCCGGAAGAGCTTATAAGCTGCTTCCTTTAACAACCGATTATTCGGCTGCCAAACTGTTTCTTTCGTCCGTAGATACAAAAATAGTCCCGGTTCAGGGAACGGCTATCGGCTCAGCCATTAATCTGGCCGCCCGTTCTTTTGAAAAAGACAAACACAACAAGGCCATCATCGTCATTACGGATGGAGAAAACCATCAGGACAATCCGGTACTGGCAGCAAAAAAAGCGGCTGCCGAAGGCATTAAGGTCTTTACCATTGGGATGGGACTGCCAGAAGGCGCCCCAATACCTATTTACGATGCACAAGGCAACCGTACTTTCTTAAAAGACAAAAGCGGCAAAGTAGTCATTACCAAGTTAAATGAACAAATGCTACAGGAAATTGCAGCAGCCGGCAACGGCACTTATGCCAGAGCCAATAATGCCAGTGTTGGCCTGTCCAAAATCCTGAAAAATCTGAATCGCATTCAGAAACAAGAGCTGGCAACCAAACAGTTTACCGATTACGAACACCATTTTCAACTGTTCTTGGCGCTGGCACTGTTTTTCCTTGTACTTGAATTACTGGTGGTTGAACGTCAGTCGAAATGGGCTGAAAAAATTGATTTTTTTGGGAAATGA
- a CDS encoding BatD family protein: protein MVWQGVWAGNDNVTFTARSRQQVLVGQQFQILYEVNANGKGFVPPSDFGGLEILSGPNTSSSSSIQFINGKMSQSYTMTYSYIVMATKPGTIHIGPASIKVKGHRYQSNSLTIKVLADNSATTASGKNTTGNNTPNQTARNTSSPTKTAPVTGNNQDVFVRATVNNTHPYLGQQVVVTYRIYTRVPVSNLSINKVASFKGFWSKDLLADNSSLQQHNETINGKRYVVAVIRKLALIPQQTGKLVIDPMELDCSVQIRVKSNTSSNDPFDAFFNDPFFNNNVRTVQRKLVSNALHFNVKPLPEKGKPACFAGAVGNFTFKSSIDKTDLTTNDALTLHIEISGKGNIELISAPKITFPSDFETYDPKISTKINKSSQGVSGTKSFDYLAIPRTAGDFVIKPVKFCFFNPADKQYHVVQSKTFHIHVKKGKGTGVVYTTTDQEGIHILGRDIRHIKEGPFDLHPANDFLFGTPLYYGLMALPVILLLILILIIGSMKKRKANISLIKNRKAQKIARNRLTKAQKMKRQGNDKAFYDEIAQALWGYISDKFNLQKANLSMDTVKELLEEKKVDSETIQAFINTLNNIEYARFAPGDTKGKMENIYSEALQAIMQAEKSLK from the coding sequence ATGGTCTGGCAAGGAGTATGGGCCGGCAATGATAACGTAACTTTTACTGCCCGTTCACGCCAGCAGGTACTGGTAGGACAGCAGTTTCAAATACTTTATGAAGTGAATGCCAACGGAAAAGGTTTTGTACCCCCTTCCGACTTTGGAGGGCTCGAAATTCTTTCCGGGCCCAATACATCAAGCAGTTCCAGCATCCAGTTTATTAACGGAAAAATGAGCCAGTCATACACAATGACTTACTCGTACATTGTGATGGCTACCAAGCCGGGAACGATTCATATCGGACCGGCCAGCATCAAAGTAAAAGGACATCGTTACCAATCGAATAGTTTAACCATCAAAGTATTGGCCGATAACTCTGCTACTACAGCTTCCGGAAAGAACACAACGGGCAATAATACCCCAAACCAAACTGCCCGGAATACTTCATCTCCAACGAAAACGGCTCCGGTTACCGGAAACAATCAGGATGTTTTTGTAAGAGCTACCGTAAACAATACCCATCCTTACCTAGGGCAACAAGTTGTCGTAACTTACAGAATCTACACCCGTGTTCCGGTTTCCAACCTGAGCATCAACAAAGTAGCATCTTTTAAAGGCTTTTGGTCAAAAGATCTGCTGGCTGACAATTCATCGTTACAACAGCATAACGAAACAATTAATGGCAAACGGTATGTCGTGGCGGTCATCCGGAAACTGGCTCTTATTCCCCAGCAAACCGGAAAGCTGGTGATTGACCCGATGGAATTAGACTGTTCGGTACAAATCCGGGTAAAATCCAATACCAGCAGCAACGATCCGTTTGACGCGTTCTTCAACGATCCGTTCTTTAACAACAATGTGAGAACCGTTCAACGGAAACTGGTTTCCAATGCACTGCATTTTAATGTAAAACCCCTTCCTGAAAAAGGCAAACCGGCTTGCTTTGCCGGAGCAGTAGGCAATTTTACTTTTAAAAGTAGCATTGACAAAACCGATTTAACAACCAACGACGCTTTAACGCTGCATATTGAAATCAGCGGAAAAGGAAACATTGAGCTGATCAGTGCACCAAAAATTACTTTCCCTTCTGATTTTGAAACATACGACCCGAAAATTTCCACTAAAATCAATAAATCATCCCAGGGAGTTTCCGGGACAAAAAGCTTTGACTATCTTGCTATTCCACGAACAGCCGGAGACTTTGTCATTAAACCGGTAAAATTCTGCTTTTTTAATCCGGCGGATAAACAATATCACGTCGTCCAGTCAAAAACATTCCATATTCATGTAAAGAAAGGAAAAGGAACCGGCGTGGTATACACAACAACCGATCAGGAAGGCATTCACATTCTCGGCCGGGATATCCGTCATATTAAAGAAGGACCTTTCGACCTGCATCCGGCCAATGATTTTCTGTTTGGCACTCCGTTATACTACGGGCTCATGGCATTGCCTGTCATTTTACTGCTCATTCTCATTTTGATCATTGGTTCCATGAAAAAACGGAAAGCCAATATCTCGCTCATCAAGAACAGAAAAGCACAAAAGATTGCCCGCAACCGCCTGACCAAAGCACAGAAAATGAAACGGCAAGGCAACGACAAAGCATTCTATGATGAGATAGCACAAGCGTTGTGGGGATATATTTCCGATAAATTCAACTTACAAAAGGCTAATCTGTCAATGGATACGGTAAAAGAACTGCTTGAAGAGAAAAAAGTAGATTCTGAAACCATCCAGGCATTCATCAACACGCTCAACAACATTGAGTATGCACGGTTTGCTCCTGGCGATACCAAAGGAAAAATGGAAAACATTTATTCGGAGGCTTTACAAGCCATCATGCAGGCAGAAAAGTCATTAAAATAA
- a CDS encoding tetratricopeptide repeat protein: protein MRSKTNIKLVLTMLPLLWAAAVSAQSVKSLVRKGNKLYDQKKYPEAEVMYRKAQAKNPKYEKSTFNLGDALYQQKNFKGAENFFGHLAEKTKTPEYKANAWYNLGNTYLSQKQYEKSISAFIQSLKNDPTSMDAKYNLTYARKMLKKQKQQQKKNKQNKKKNKKQNQKNKQNQNKKNQNKKNQNKKNQQKQNQQNKKQQQKQQKNQSQKKKQQISPQEAQRILNALKNNEKNTLKKLEKQKAKAIKAKANVINW from the coding sequence ATGAGAAGCAAAACAAACATAAAACTGGTTTTAACCATGCTGCCGTTATTATGGGCAGCCGCTGTTTCGGCACAAAGTGTTAAATCGCTGGTGCGAAAAGGGAACAAACTTTACGACCAGAAAAAATATCCCGAAGCAGAAGTGATGTATCGGAAAGCCCAGGCAAAAAATCCGAAATACGAAAAAAGTACTTTCAACCTGGGCGATGCCTTATATCAACAAAAAAACTTTAAAGGAGCAGAAAACTTTTTCGGGCATTTGGCTGAAAAAACCAAAACCCCGGAATACAAAGCCAATGCATGGTACAATCTGGGAAATACTTATTTATCACAAAAACAATATGAAAAAAGTATTTCGGCATTCATCCAATCGCTAAAAAATGATCCGACAAGCATGGATGCCAAATACAACCTGACTTATGCCCGTAAAATGCTGAAAAAACAAAAGCAGCAGCAAAAGAAAAACAAACAAAACAAGAAAAAGAACAAAAAACAAAACCAGAAGAACAAACAAAATCAGAATAAAAAGAACCAAAACAAGAAGAACCAGAACAAGAAAAATCAGCAAAAACAAAATCAACAAAATAAAAAGCAACAGCAAAAACAACAGAAAAACCAAAGTCAAAAGAAAAAACAGCAAATTTCGCCGCAAGAGGCACAACGTATTTTAAATGCATTGAAAAACAATGAAAAAAATACGCTGAAGAAGCTGGAAAAACAAAAAGCCAAGGCCATAAAAGCCAAAGCAAATGTTATAAATTGGTAA
- a CDS encoding vWA domain-containing protein has product MFGIDTWRNPDYFYLFLLIPVLTAWYVYRFRKSTPELLFSGLKPFENATPSLKAKLIHSLFVLRMLALSFLIIALAGPQKVSSKSNINIEGIDIVIALDVSGSMRARDFQPDRIGAAKNIAIRFIKGRPNDRIGLVIFSGEAFTQAPLTLDHSVLISLLREVKSGMIQDGTAIGDGLATAVSRLKDSKARSKVIILLTDGVNNSGAIDPETAAELAKMYGIRVYTIGVGSYGYAPYPVQTPYGIQMQQMKVQIDEALLKKIARETGGKYFRANNNRKLSAIFKEIDRLEKSKINVQQFRRKYELFFPFALAALLLFVLEVSLRYVFFRRLP; this is encoded by the coding sequence ATGTTTGGTATAGATACATGGAGAAATCCGGATTATTTTTATCTGTTCCTGTTGATACCGGTACTTACGGCGTGGTATGTGTACCGTTTTCGCAAAAGCACACCGGAATTGCTTTTTTCGGGACTAAAGCCGTTTGAAAATGCAACTCCCTCGCTAAAAGCAAAACTCATCCACAGTTTGTTTGTACTGCGAATGCTGGCTTTGTCTTTTTTGATCATCGCATTGGCCGGGCCTCAAAAAGTCTCTTCCAAAAGCAACATCAACATTGAAGGAATAGACATTGTTATTGCATTGGATGTTTCGGGAAGTATGCGCGCCCGCGATTTTCAGCCCGACCGTATCGGAGCGGCAAAAAATATTGCGATCCGTTTTATCAAAGGCCGGCCCAACGACCGCATTGGATTGGTTATTTTTAGCGGAGAGGCCTTTACACAAGCTCCGCTTACTTTAGACCACTCGGTTTTAATCAGCCTTTTGCGCGAAGTAAAAAGCGGAATGATTCAGGACGGAACAGCCATTGGTGACGGATTAGCTACTGCAGTAAGCCGGTTAAAAGATTCCAAAGCCCGTTCAAAAGTCATCATTCTGCTTACCGACGGGGTAAACAACTCCGGAGCTATCGATCCTGAAACAGCAGCCGAACTGGCTAAAATGTATGGCATCAGGGTATATACCATCGGTGTGGGTTCGTATGGTTATGCTCCGTATCCGGTGCAAACCCCTTACGGCATCCAGATGCAACAAATGAAAGTACAAATTGACGAAGCCCTGTTGAAAAAAATTGCCCGGGAAACCGGAGGAAAATACTTCAGAGCCAATAATAACCGGAAGCTATCGGCTATTTTTAAAGAAATTGACCGATTGGAAAAATCAAAAATCAACGTACAACAATTCAGACGAAAATACGAACTCTTTTTCCCGTTTGCATTGGCTGCATTATTGTTGTTCGTTTTGGAAGTAAGTTTACGGTATGTATTCTTTAGAAGATTACCTTAA
- a CDS encoding tetratricopeptide repeat protein, whose translation MKRIHQYIILFLLMAGSFNVSAINPDSLMMQANRAYDHQQYDTAVNLYQQVLKQGLVSPKLYFNLGDAYFRLKDMPSAILYFEKAKKLAPNDPDIQYNLALANTMIPDKIDKVPPMFLKRWWNYFYNLFDANTWAILSIVSFAVFVLFVGIFILSQGRGTRKISFFAGLFMLLVTIAAFGLASQKAYYLKHHNEAIIFTPTITAKSSPTPNSVDLFVIHQGTKVQLLDEVDGWEKIRLQNGSIGWLPKDSMKEI comes from the coding sequence ATGAAAAGGATACATCAATATATCATCTTGTTTTTACTGATGGCCGGCTCGTTCAACGTTTCAGCCATAAATCCTGATTCGCTGATGATGCAGGCTAACCGGGCTTATGACCATCAGCAATACGACACGGCGGTAAATCTTTACCAGCAGGTTTTAAAACAAGGATTGGTTTCTCCTAAATTATACTTTAATCTGGGCGACGCTTATTTCCGGCTTAAAGATATGCCTTCGGCCATCCTTTACTTTGAAAAAGCCAAAAAACTGGCACCCAACGATCCGGATATTCAATATAATCTGGCTTTGGCCAACACCATGATTCCGGATAAAATAGACAAGGTCCCTCCCATGTTCTTAAAACGATGGTGGAACTATTTTTATAACCTGTTTGATGCCAACACCTGGGCTATATTGTCTATTGTTTCCTTTGCTGTATTCGTTTTATTTGTAGGTATTTTCATTTTGTCACAAGGGCGTGGAACCCGAAAAATATCCTTTTTTGCCGGATTATTCATGCTATTGGTCACTATCGCCGCTTTCGGGTTGGCATCACAAAAAGCTTACTATCTGAAGCACCACAACGAGGCCATCATCTTCACACCGACCATAACGGCCAAAAGCTCTCCTACTCCTAATTCCGTTGATTTGTTTGTCATTCACCAGGGAACTAAAGTCCAGTTGCTTGACGAAGTAGACGGATGGGAAAAAATACGGTTACAAAATGGCAGCATTGGCTGGCTGCCTAAAGATTCCATGAAAGAAATATAG